One window of Candidatus Binatia bacterium genomic DNA carries:
- the murD gene encoding UDP-N-acetylmuramoyl-L-alanine--D-glutamate ligase, which yields MSDAYQFDRRDTVLVIGIGRSGLASIEVLGEQGVKLYATDEKPSAELGEAIATASAFGARFVEASEIERIVGELTCAVLSPGVPPVAPVVRRLHEANVPVFGEIELAYRLCKAPIVAVTGTKGKSTTTAMIGHLLRSCGLTVRVGGNIGNPLIKEVRGVGEDAWVVAEVSSFQLETIRAFKPRIAVLLNIAPDHLDRYHSMDEYAEAKYRICANQSLTDWFVGNLDDPRIRSLHWRHGDTRVQARQLWFSLDGDDAATMYLRDGVVIYAPVAGDPRPVPVVTRAEIPLAGDHNVANAMAALLAALAAGCSPAALRDAVATFVPMPHRLETVAEIDGVRYVDDSKATNPASVIAALRTYDRPIVLIAGGRSKGMAFDAMGEQIRERASALIAIGETAGEILRAADGVAGERAESIEAAVRRARELAPPGGIVLLSPGCASFDMFASAEDRGERFAAAVEALRQPAGA from the coding sequence ATGAGCGACGCCTACCAGTTCGACCGGCGCGACACGGTGTTGGTCATCGGCATCGGCCGCAGCGGCCTCGCGTCCATCGAGGTGCTCGGCGAGCAGGGCGTGAAGCTCTACGCGACCGACGAGAAGCCGAGCGCCGAACTCGGTGAGGCGATCGCGACGGCGAGCGCTTTCGGAGCGCGCTTCGTCGAGGCGAGCGAGATCGAGCGGATAGTCGGGGAGCTGACCTGCGCCGTGCTCTCGCCGGGCGTGCCGCCGGTAGCGCCCGTCGTGCGGCGTCTCCACGAGGCAAACGTTCCCGTCTTCGGCGAGATCGAGCTTGCGTACAGGCTCTGCAAGGCGCCGATCGTCGCCGTTACCGGAACGAAGGGCAAGTCGACGACGACCGCCATGATCGGCCACCTGCTGCGCAGTTGCGGCCTGACCGTTCGCGTCGGCGGCAACATCGGCAACCCGCTTATTAAGGAAGTGCGCGGTGTCGGCGAGGACGCGTGGGTGGTCGCCGAGGTCTCGTCGTTCCAACTCGAGACGATCCGCGCGTTCAAACCGCGGATCGCGGTGCTGCTCAACATCGCCCCCGATCATCTCGATCGCTACCACTCGATGGACGAGTATGCCGAAGCGAAGTACCGCATCTGCGCGAACCAATCGCTGACCGACTGGTTCGTCGGCAATCTCGACGACCCGCGCATCCGATCGCTCCACTGGCGTCACGGAGATACCCGCGTCCAGGCGCGTCAGCTCTGGTTCTCGCTCGACGGCGACGACGCGGCCACGATGTACCTGCGCGACGGCGTCGTTATCTACGCTCCGGTGGCGGGCGATCCGCGGCCGGTCCCGGTCGTGACGCGCGCCGAGATCCCGCTCGCCGGCGATCACAACGTTGCGAACGCGATGGCGGCGCTGCTCGCCGCACTCGCAGCCGGCTGCTCCCCGGCGGCCTTGCGCGATGCGGTCGCAACGTTCGTGCCGATGCCGCACCGGCTCGAGACGGTCGCCGAGATCGACGGCGTGCGCTACGTCGACGATTCGAAGGCAACGAATCCCGCATCGGTGATCGCCGCGCTGCGAACCTACGACCGGCCGATCGTTCTCATCGCCGGCGGACGTTCGAAAGGAATGGCGTTCGACGCGATGGGGGAGCAGATTCGCGAGCGCGCCTCGGCGCTGATCGCGATCGGCGAGACCGCCGGCGAGATCCTGCGCGCCGCCGACGGCGTTGCCGGCGAACGCGCCGAGTCGATCGAGGCGGCGGTGCGTCGCGCGCGCGAACTCGCGCCGCCGGGAGGCATCGTATTGCTCTCGCCGGGGTGCGCGTCGTTCGACATGTTCGCGTCGGCCGAAGATCGCGGCGAGCGCTTCGCTGCCGCGGTCGAAGCGTTGAGGCAGCCCGCCGGTGCATAG
- the mraY gene encoding phospho-N-acetylmuramoyl-pentapeptide-transferase, translating into MTGHALLALALWTLFGLAVAALTGAVLLCSFQRLGVRQRAYEDAPQTHGVKTGTPTMGGIIFVVVLLGVLAIERAPLLPELVLLVALCAGVGAIDDLLAIRAGSNRGLRARTKLLATALAAVIFLRLVAESSSLARPDALFHAGTFWLIGPHWLWLVLGILAITATTHAVNLTDGLDGLAAGTMIPPLAACALVASATALPGPASAAAAGAGACAGFLLFNRHPAKMFMGDTGSLALGALLAGVAILSGEMLLLVVVGGVFVAEALSVILQVSYFKATRGRRILRMSPLHHHFELGGWPETRVTERFWVASLLCSLLGWAIAR; encoded by the coding sequence GTGACCGGGCACGCGCTCCTCGCGCTCGCTCTCTGGACGCTCTTCGGCCTCGCGGTCGCGGCATTGACGGGAGCGGTGCTGCTCTGTAGTTTCCAGCGGCTCGGCGTGCGTCAGCGGGCCTACGAAGACGCGCCGCAGACGCACGGCGTCAAAACCGGGACGCCGACGATGGGCGGGATTATCTTCGTCGTCGTACTTCTCGGCGTGCTCGCGATCGAGCGCGCTCCGTTGCTGCCGGAGCTGGTGCTCCTCGTCGCGCTCTGCGCCGGCGTCGGGGCGATTGACGACCTCCTCGCCATCCGCGCGGGCTCGAACCGGGGATTGCGCGCGCGCACGAAGCTTCTCGCGACCGCACTGGCCGCCGTAATCTTCTTACGTCTCGTGGCCGAGTCGTCGAGTCTCGCGCGGCCCGACGCGCTCTTCCACGCCGGCACGTTCTGGCTCATCGGGCCGCACTGGCTCTGGCTCGTGCTCGGAATCCTCGCGATCACGGCGACGACCCACGCCGTCAACCTGACCGACGGTCTCGACGGTCTCGCGGCCGGCACGATGATTCCGCCGCTCGCCGCCTGCGCGCTCGTCGCGTCGGCGACGGCGCTGCCGGGTCCCGCGAGCGCGGCCGCGGCGGGTGCGGGCGCGTGCGCGGGCTTCCTGTTATTCAACCGGCATCCCGCGAAGATGTTCATGGGCGACACCGGCTCGCTCGCGCTCGGCGCGCTTCTCGCGGGCGTAGCGATCCTCAGCGGCGAAATGCTGTTGCTCGTGGTGGTTGGCGGAGTTTTCGTGGCGGAAGCGCTCTCCGTTATCTTGCAGGTTTCGTACTTCAAGGCGACGCGCGGGCGCCGCATTCTGCGGATGAGCCCGCTGCACCATCACTTCGAGCTCGGAGGCTGGCCCGAGACGAGAGTGACGGAGCGCTTCTGGGTTGCGTCGCTGCTCTGTTCGCTGCTCGGATGGGCGATCGCGCGATGA
- a CDS encoding coenzyme F420-0:L-glutamate ligase produces the protein MSLAMRSLALSRSGLPAGLTAIPVRTPLVRPGDDLAALVARAVRGIARPGDVIAVSESAVAIAQGEFVAAEAIRPSRLAYALARRAGPMATISQPESMQLVIDSAGRWRVLCATFLQAAGRLIGVRGAFYRVMGSAIAAFDGYTGTMPPYERAIVLAPRDPAGFARTLFERTGVAAAVVDANDLRVAKVLGAGGGVNAAGVESALLENPHGNSDEQTPVVVLKWRGDGANPLLSGGAS, from the coding sequence GTGAGCCTTGCAATGCGGAGCCTCGCCCTCTCGCGCTCCGGCCTCCCCGCCGGCCTGACGGCGATTCCGGTTCGAACGCCGCTCGTTCGGCCGGGAGACGACCTCGCCGCGCTCGTCGCCCGCGCGGTGCGCGGCATCGCGCGGCCCGGCGACGTCATCGCCGTCTCCGAGAGCGCGGTTGCCATCGCGCAAGGCGAGTTCGTGGCGGCTGAAGCGATTCGCCCGTCGCGACTCGCCTATGCGCTCGCGCGCCGGGCGGGTCCGATGGCGACGATCAGCCAGCCCGAGTCCATGCAACTCGTCATCGACAGCGCGGGCCGATGGCGCGTTCTCTGCGCGACCTTCTTGCAGGCTGCCGGGCGCCTCATCGGCGTGCGCGGCGCCTTCTACCGCGTGATGGGAAGTGCGATCGCCGCCTTCGACGGCTACACGGGAACGATGCCGCCCTACGAGCGCGCCATCGTGCTCGCGCCGCGCGATCCCGCGGGGTTCGCGCGCACGCTCTTCGAGCGAACCGGCGTCGCGGCCGCAGTCGTCGACGCGAACGACCTGCGCGTCGCGAAGGTCCTCGGCGCCGGCGGCGGCGTGAATGCGGCCGGCGTCGAATCGGCGCTGCTCGAGAATCCGCACGGCAACAGCGACGAGCAGACGCCGGTCGTCGTCCTCAAATGGCGCGGCGACGGGGCCAATCCGCTGCTCTCCGGCGGCGCGTCGTGA
- the murF gene encoding UDP-N-acetylmuramoyl-tripeptide--D-alanyl-D-alanine ligase: MSLPLEIAIAATGARLHDAAAAPERVRATTDTRTLEAGDTFVALHGERFDGHDFVAEAARRGAAMLVVDRPDRAVAGVATAIVADTKAAYMALAGAARALFRGRVVAITGSAGKTTTKELLAALLVAKYGERVAATPENENNEIGVSKLLLAAANESNDVVIAELGARRFGDIAALVEIVRPQLGILTNVGEAHLEIMGSRRRLEETKWSLFALGARAILNARDEVSRRRAGSLAHPPVWFAGDLNAIEHPSGLEPLIAFDGATRLVRRDRGATIEYEVDVRLPGLHNRANLAAAVAGALELGVAVDEIVRRIPCARLPHGRYDRIALAGGVALIYDAYNANASGTIAALDAFAAETAGRRIAVLAGMAELGEESAALHERVGEHAAGSVDLLLLVQGEHAGDLASGAERGGLGTERIVRIETNADAARWLREHARPDDVVLLKGSRKYKLEEIVEELRS, encoded by the coding sequence ATGAGCCTTCCTCTCGAGATCGCGATCGCCGCGACGGGCGCGCGCCTCCACGACGCCGCGGCCGCTCCCGAGCGCGTTCGAGCGACCACCGACACCCGTACCCTCGAAGCGGGCGACACGTTCGTCGCGCTGCACGGCGAACGTTTCGACGGACACGACTTCGTCGCCGAGGCAGCGCGCCGCGGCGCCGCGATGCTCGTCGTGGATCGACCCGATCGCGCGGTCGCAGGCGTCGCGACGGCGATCGTCGCGGATACGAAGGCGGCCTACATGGCGCTGGCAGGCGCCGCGCGCGCCCTCTTTCGCGGCCGCGTCGTCGCGATCACCGGAAGCGCGGGCAAGACGACGACGAAGGAGCTGCTGGCCGCGCTGCTCGTCGCGAAGTACGGCGAGCGCGTCGCGGCGACGCCGGAGAACGAGAACAACGAGATCGGCGTGAGCAAGTTGCTTCTCGCCGCCGCGAACGAGAGCAACGACGTCGTGATCGCCGAGCTCGGCGCGCGCCGGTTCGGCGATATTGCGGCGCTCGTCGAGATCGTTCGCCCGCAACTGGGCATCTTGACGAACGTCGGCGAGGCGCACCTCGAGATCATGGGTTCGCGCCGGCGCCTCGAGGAGACGAAGTGGTCGCTCTTCGCGCTGGGAGCGCGCGCGATCCTCAACGCCCGAGACGAGGTCTCGCGCCGTCGCGCCGGCTCGCTCGCGCATCCTCCCGTTTGGTTCGCCGGGGATCTCAATGCGATCGAGCATCCGAGCGGATTGGAGCCGCTGATCGCGTTCGACGGCGCTACGCGCCTCGTCCGCCGCGACCGCGGTGCGACGATCGAGTACGAGGTCGACGTGCGCCTTCCGGGGCTTCATAATCGCGCAAACCTCGCGGCGGCCGTCGCTGGCGCGCTCGAGCTCGGCGTGGCCGTCGACGAGATCGTCCGCCGGATTCCATGCGCGCGGCTGCCGCACGGAAGGTACGATCGGATTGCGCTCGCCGGCGGGGTCGCGCTGATCTACGACGCCTACAACGCGAACGCGAGCGGGACGATCGCCGCGCTCGACGCCTTCGCCGCGGAGACGGCCGGGCGTCGCATCGCCGTTCTTGCGGGGATGGCCGAGCTGGGCGAGGAGTCGGCCGCGCTGCACGAACGCGTCGGCGAGCACGCAGCCGGGAGCGTCGACCTGCTGCTGCTCGTGCAGGGAGAGCACGCCGGCGATCTCGCCAGCGGCGCGGAGCGCGGCGGGCTCGGCACGGAGCGCATCGTGCGGATCGAGACGAACGCGGACGCAGCCCGATGGCTGCGCGAGCACGCGCGTCCCGACGACGTCGTGCTGCTCAAGGGCTCGCGTAAATACAAGTTGGAAGAGATCGTCGAAGAGTTGCGCTCGTGA
- a CDS encoding UDP-N-acetylmuramoyl-L-alanyl-D-glutamate--2,6-diaminopimelate ligase, with amino-acid sequence MDGRRVPLTALLGRLPAADVSGNQDLPITGIAIDSRAVKPGELFVALRGTKSDGHHHAADAVAAGAAAVVVERATPVPASATVVTVADSRRALSLLAAAFYDDPSRSLDAIGITGTNGKTSVAHMVAAIFDAGKIPCGIIGTVGAEFRSRRWRVENTTPQPPELQALLAQMRDDGAKAVAMEVSSHALALGRVDDVRLRVAALTNVTRDHLDFHETLEAYAAAKRRLFELAPAAVLNLDDAYGARWAGELRDEGREVVTYGTQPGALLAPADIEVASDATRFTLDRRRFELQVGGRFNVWNALAAIGVARLCGIDDATSARGLAAMPGVPGRMERLSAGGVNVVVDYAHTPDALENVLRALRETTSGSLAVVFGCGGDRDRGKRAEMGAVAARHADRIYLTSDNPRSEEPQAIVDAIERGVGGADHVVELDRRRAIERAIAEARASDVVLIAGKGHETYQIVGERVLPFDDAAVAREALARR; translated from the coding sequence ATGGACGGTAGACGGGTCCCGCTGACGGCGTTGCTCGGCCGTCTGCCCGCGGCGGACGTTAGCGGCAACCAGGATCTGCCGATTACCGGCATCGCGATCGACTCGCGCGCGGTTAAGCCGGGCGAGCTCTTCGTCGCGTTGCGTGGAACGAAGAGCGACGGCCATCACCACGCCGCGGACGCCGTCGCCGCCGGAGCGGCCGCGGTCGTCGTCGAGCGCGCAACGCCGGTTCCCGCGAGCGCGACGGTCGTCACCGTCGCCGATTCGCGGCGAGCGCTCTCGCTGCTCGCCGCCGCATTCTACGACGATCCTTCTCGCTCGCTCGATGCGATCGGCATCACCGGCACGAACGGCAAGACGAGCGTGGCACACATGGTCGCAGCGATTTTCGATGCGGGGAAGATTCCGTGCGGCATCATCGGAACCGTCGGCGCCGAATTTCGTTCGCGCCGGTGGCGGGTGGAGAACACGACGCCGCAGCCTCCCGAGCTCCAGGCGTTGCTCGCGCAGATGCGCGACGACGGCGCGAAGGCCGTCGCGATGGAGGTCAGTTCGCACGCGCTCGCGCTCGGACGCGTCGACGACGTGCGCCTTCGCGTCGCGGCGCTGACGAACGTGACCCGAGACCATCTCGACTTTCACGAGACGCTCGAGGCATACGCCGCGGCGAAGCGCCGCCTCTTCGAGCTCGCGCCGGCAGCCGTTCTCAACCTCGACGATGCCTACGGAGCGCGATGGGCCGGCGAGCTTCGCGACGAGGGACGCGAGGTCGTAACGTACGGAACTCAACCCGGGGCGCTGCTCGCGCCCGCGGATATCGAGGTAGCGTCCGACGCGACGCGCTTCACACTCGACCGACGGCGCTTCGAGCTGCAAGTCGGCGGCCGGTTCAACGTCTGGAACGCGCTCGCGGCGATCGGCGTCGCGCGTCTCTGCGGAATCGACGACGCAACGAGCGCGCGCGGCCTCGCCGCGATGCCGGGCGTCCCCGGGCGCATGGAACGGTTGAGCGCAGGCGGCGTCAACGTCGTGGTGGATTACGCCCACACCCCCGACGCGCTCGAGAACGTGCTGCGCGCGCTGCGCGAGACGACGAGCGGTTCGCTGGCGGTCGTCTTTGGCTGCGGCGGCGATCGCGACCGCGGCAAGCGCGCGGAGATGGGCGCGGTGGCCGCGCGGCACGCCGACCGTATCTACCTGACGAGCGATAATCCGCGCTCCGAGGAGCCGCAAGCGATCGTGGATGCGATCGAGCGCGGCGTCGGCGGCGCCGACCACGTCGTCGAGCTCGACCGCCGGCGTGCGATCGAACGGGCGATCGCAGAGGCGCGCGCGAGCGACGTCGTCCTCATCGCAGGCAAGGGTCACGAGACGTATCAGATCGTCGGCGAGCGCGTGCTGCCCTTCGACGATGCCGCGGTCGCGCGCGAGGCGCTCGCGCGACGATGA
- a CDS encoding penicillin-binding protein 2, whose protein sequence is MHQRTFARVAPMRARIFFYLCLAVALFLAWRLVDVQGLKGALYARKALAQRSDTVEIFARRGSILDRNGNVLVRSMPSESVYAVPREIVDPDATALKLQGIFGKLDASTVAALHDRHLWFVWIARKVPHETAARVRGLNLLGVDLKEEDTGLRVDTSGRLASTVLGFVGTDENGLDGVEYAYDDVLRGRSGRVTLEADEFGRPIPFGQERIITPSQPGLNLQLTIDPYLQFVAERALAKQVQSFHALDGSVIVMDPWTGEILALANLPDFDPNRFWKFGDSQRRDRAVMDAYEPGSTYKLVTAAAALESHKVTLSSRFPAHDVLEVGGQTIHNAEDGFMAGTGGSETLEQIVEYSHNVGAAEVGLAIGAKTLYAMERKAGFGSPTGAGLPGENPGIVPPPSQWSGSSLATMSFGQGVSVTPLAMARYYCAIANGGLLVQPRIVNAVYDQDGKLVQHYAPAVGRRIFSERTAAQLREFLRAVVLHGTGDPTAQIPGYATAGKTGTAQMVVDGLYRPGYYAASFIGMVPYPRARYLIYVKIERPIGSYYGSVVAAPAFSEIARAAMLHAGVLPSAVVARNGR, encoded by the coding sequence ATGCATCAGCGAACCTTTGCGCGGGTCGCTCCGATGCGCGCCCGAATCTTCTTCTATCTATGCCTCGCCGTCGCGCTCTTTCTCGCGTGGCGGCTCGTCGACGTGCAAGGGCTCAAAGGGGCGCTCTACGCGCGCAAGGCGCTGGCGCAGCGTTCGGACACGGTTGAAATCTTCGCGCGCCGCGGCAGCATCCTCGACCGCAACGGCAACGTGCTCGTTCGCTCGATGCCGTCGGAGAGCGTCTACGCCGTGCCGCGCGAGATCGTGGATCCCGACGCGACCGCGCTGAAGCTCCAAGGGATCTTCGGCAAGCTCGATGCCTCAACCGTCGCGGCGCTGCACGACCGGCATCTCTGGTTCGTCTGGATCGCGCGCAAGGTTCCGCACGAGACCGCGGCGCGCGTGCGCGGCCTCAACCTGCTCGGCGTCGACTTAAAGGAAGAAGATACCGGACTGCGCGTCGACACGAGCGGGCGCCTCGCTTCGACCGTGCTCGGCTTCGTTGGAACCGACGAGAACGGCCTCGACGGCGTCGAGTACGCCTACGACGACGTGCTGCGCGGGCGCTCGGGCCGCGTAACGCTCGAGGCGGACGAGTTCGGGCGTCCGATCCCATTCGGCCAAGAACGCATCATCACGCCGTCGCAGCCGGGCCTGAACCTGCAGCTAACGATCGATCCCTACCTGCAGTTCGTCGCCGAGCGCGCGCTCGCGAAGCAGGTGCAGAGCTTCCACGCGCTCGACGGCTCCGTCATCGTGATGGATCCGTGGACCGGCGAGATCCTCGCGCTCGCGAATCTGCCCGATTTCGATCCGAATCGGTTCTGGAAGTTCGGCGATTCCCAGCGGCGCGACCGCGCCGTCATGGACGCGTACGAGCCGGGATCGACGTACAAGCTCGTCACCGCCGCGGCGGCGCTCGAATCGCACAAGGTGACGCTCTCGTCGCGTTTCCCCGCTCACGACGTGCTCGAGGTAGGCGGTCAGACGATTCACAACGCGGAAGACGGCTTCATGGCCGGAACCGGAGGAAGCGAGACTCTCGAGCAGATCGTCGAGTACTCGCACAACGTCGGCGCCGCGGAAGTCGGGCTCGCGATCGGCGCGAAGACGCTCTACGCGATGGAACGCAAGGCCGGCTTCGGGTCGCCGACGGGGGCGGGCCTGCCCGGCGAGAACCCGGGAATCGTTCCGCCGCCCTCGCAGTGGAGCGGCTCGTCGCTTGCGACGATGTCGTTCGGACAGGGCGTCTCGGTGACGCCGCTCGCGATGGCGCGTTACTACTGCGCGATTGCAAACGGCGGGCTGCTCGTGCAGCCGCGCATCGTCAACGCCGTCTACGACCAGGACGGCAAGCTCGTCCAGCACTACGCGCCCGCCGTCGGTCGCCGCATCTTCTCCGAACGAACCGCCGCGCAGCTGCGCGAGTTTCTGCGCGCCGTCGTCTTGCACGGCACCGGCGATCCGACCGCGCAGATCCCCGGTTATGCGACCGCCGGAAAGACCGGTACCGCGCAGATGGTCGTCGACGGCCTCTACCGGCCGGGCTATTACGCCGCGTCGTTCATCGGCATGGTTCCGTATCCGCGCGCGAGATATCTCATCTACGTCAAGATCGAGCGTCCTATCGGTTCGTATTACGGCAGCGTCGTCGCAGCGCCCGCGTTCTCGGAGATCGCGCGCGCCGCGATGCTGCACGCAGGGGTTCTGCCCAGCGCGGTCGTCGCGCGCAATGGACGGTAG
- the rsmH gene encoding 16S rRNA (cytosine(1402)-N(4))-methyltransferase RsmH — translation MHVAVLLKPAVEYLAVRPGGIYVDATFGAGGHTRSILERLDSGRLIGIDADPQAVRRAEAISDPRFTFASANFRDLPNVLDRLSIETVDGVLFDLGVSSMQIEDADRGFSLGSTGPLDMRMNPAVGPSAYDILATASEAELAEIFFRYGQERQARRIARVIVTRRSRGTLPNTTSEFASLVAGVVQRRGRRERIHPATRVFQALRIVVNDELDALRDGLHGAIGRLRKAGRIVAISFHSGEDRIVKETFRDDERLDVLTKRPVLPDDREVTENRRSRSAKLRAAERKVS, via the coding sequence ATGCACGTTGCCGTGCTGCTCAAACCGGCCGTCGAGTATCTCGCGGTCCGGCCGGGCGGCATCTACGTGGATGCGACCTTCGGTGCGGGCGGCCATACGCGTTCGATCTTGGAGCGCCTCGACTCGGGACGCCTGATCGGAATAGACGCCGATCCGCAAGCGGTGCGGCGGGCGGAGGCGATCTCCGATCCGCGCTTCACCTTCGCGTCAGCCAACTTTCGGGATCTTCCCAACGTCCTCGACCGGCTCTCGATCGAGACGGTCGACGGCGTTCTCTTCGATCTGGGAGTCTCTTCGATGCAAATTGAGGATGCGGACCGCGGCTTCTCGCTGGGAAGCACGGGGCCGCTGGATATGCGCATGAACCCCGCGGTCGGGCCGAGCGCCTACGATATTCTTGCGACCGCGAGCGAGGCGGAGCTCGCGGAGATCTTCTTCCGCTACGGCCAGGAACGCCAAGCGCGGCGCATCGCGCGCGTTATCGTAACGCGCCGTTCGCGCGGAACGCTTCCGAACACGACGTCGGAGTTCGCGAGCCTCGTCGCCGGCGTCGTGCAGCGGCGCGGCCGGCGCGAGCGGATTCATCCCGCGACGCGCGTCTTCCAAGCGCTGCGCATCGTCGTCAACGACGAGCTCGACGCGCTGCGGGACGGCCTGCACGGCGCGATCGGCAGGCTGCGCAAGGCCGGACGCATCGTCGCGATCAGCTTTCATTCGGGCGAGGATCGCATCGTCAAGGAGACCTTCCGCGACGACGAGCGCCTCGACGTCCTCACGAAGCGCCCCGTTCTTCCCGACGACCGAGAAGTAACCGAGAATCGCCGCTCGCGCAGCGCGAAGCTTCGCGCGGCAGAACGAAAGGTGAGTTGA
- the mraZ gene encoding division/cell wall cluster transcriptional repressor MraZ codes for MHAELPRFAGSEQHALDHKGRLIVPARFRERLGPQFVLTIAYPDPCLALYPMATWIELCGRFESVHQKDDKYRRYFRYLFAHTEEVAPDSQGRMLVPALLRSYAGIERQVVSVGLLTRIEVWAKERYTFGAPPDDETPGFMAEFGL; via the coding sequence TTGCACGCTGAACTGCCGCGCTTTGCCGGCTCGGAGCAGCATGCCCTTGACCACAAGGGACGCCTCATCGTGCCTGCGCGGTTCCGCGAGCGCCTCGGCCCCCAGTTCGTCCTAACCATCGCCTACCCGGACCCCTGCCTCGCCCTCTACCCGATGGCCACCTGGATCGAGCTTTGCGGCCGATTCGAGTCGGTCCACCAGAAGGACGATAAGTATCGGCGCTACTTTAGATACCTCTTCGCGCACACCGAGGAGGTTGCGCCCGACAGCCAAGGCCGCATGCTCGTCCCGGCGCTCCTTCGCTCCTACGCGGGCATCGAACGCCAAGTCGTCTCCGTCGGGCTCCTGACTCGAATCGAAGTCTGGGCCAAGGAACGCTACACGTTCGGCGCGCCTCCGGACGACGAGACACCCGGCTTCATGGCCGAGTTTGGGTTATAG
- a CDS encoding NAD(P)/FAD-dependent oxidoreductase → MSEFDLVVVGTGSSGTSAALGCAKAGWRIAVVDELPYGGTCELRGCDPKKVLVGAAELVDWDRRMTGSGIAGGARIDWPQLMAFKRTFTDPVPAAREAQFRAAGIATYHGEAKFTDATTLVVAGEPLHSPRIVLAAGARPQTLHLTGEEHLITSTGFLDLDRLPERIAFVGGGYIAFEFAHLGARAGAAPVVFQRGPRVLTGFEPSLVDRIVGVSASVGIDVRVNVDLGAVEKTAEGLRLHGTRDGTEFAYDCDLAVHAAGRVPDLDALALEAAGVERTPRGVKVNEYLQSTSNPAVYAVGDCADGGGLPLTPTAAAEGDLVARNLLEGNRYPMDFAGLASLVYTDPALGSAGLTEERARALGLRFAVREGDAVTWYSSRRVRARAAAYKILIEEGSGLILGAHVLSPHAEELINVFALAIRAKIPAIALGSVLFGYPTASSDIAAMLAPP, encoded by the coding sequence ATGAGCGAGTTCGACCTCGTCGTCGTCGGCACCGGAAGCTCCGGAACGAGCGCCGCTCTCGGCTGTGCGAAGGCCGGATGGCGCATCGCGGTCGTCGACGAGCTTCCGTACGGCGGCACGTGCGAACTGCGGGGTTGCGATCCGAAGAAAGTTCTCGTCGGCGCGGCCGAGCTCGTCGATTGGGATCGGCGCATGACCGGCAGCGGCATCGCGGGCGGCGCCCGCATCGACTGGCCCCAGTTGATGGCATTCAAGCGAACGTTCACCGATCCGGTGCCCGCCGCGCGCGAAGCGCAGTTCCGCGCGGCCGGAATCGCAACGTATCACGGCGAGGCGAAGTTTACCGACGCGACGACGCTCGTCGTGGCAGGCGAGCCACTGCACTCGCCTCGCATCGTGCTCGCCGCCGGCGCGCGTCCGCAGACGCTGCATCTGACGGGCGAAGAGCATCTCATCACGAGCACCGGCTTTCTCGATCTCGATCGGCTGCCCGAGCGCATCGCGTTCGTCGGGGGCGGCTACATCGCGTTTGAGTTCGCGCACCTCGGCGCGCGCGCCGGAGCTGCGCCGGTCGTCTTTCAACGCGGCCCGCGCGTGCTGACCGGCTTCGAGCCCTCGCTCGTCGATCGCATCGTCGGCGTCAGCGCGAGCGTCGGCATCGACGTGCGCGTGAACGTCGATCTCGGCGCCGTCGAGAAGACGGCCGAGGGCCTGCGCCTGCACGGAACGCGCGACGGAACGGAGTTCGCGTACGATTGCGATCTCGCCGTTCACGCCGCAGGGCGCGTTCCCGATCTCGACGCGCTCGCGCTCGAGGCGGCCGGCGTCGAACGCACGCCGAGGGGCGTCAAGGTGAACGAGTACCTGCAGAGCACGAGCAATCCCGCGGTTTACGCGGTCGGCGACTGCGCCGACGGCGGCGGGCTGCCGCTGACGCCGACGGCCGCCGCCGAGGGCGACCTCGTCGCGCGCAACCTGCTCGAAGGCAATCGTTACCCGATGGATTTCGCGGGGCTTGCCAGCCTCGTCTATACCGATCCCGCGCTCGGGTCGGCCGGATTGACGGAGGAGCGGGCGCGAGCGCTCGGGCTGCGATTCGCCGTGCGCGAAGGCGACGCGGTAACGTGGTACTCGTCGCGCCGCGTGCGCGCGCGCGCCGCCGCATACAAGATCCTCATCGAAGAGGGAAGCGGCTTGATTCTCGGCGCCCACGTTCTCTCGCCGCATGCCGAGGAACTCATCAACGTCTTCGCGCTCGCGATCCGCGCGAAGATTCCCGCGATCGCCCTCGGGAGCGTGCTCTTCGGCTATCCGACCGCGTCGTCGGATATCGCCGCGATGCTCGCCCCTCCGTAG